In one window of Pseudodesulfovibrio sediminis DNA:
- the galE gene encoding UDP-glucose 4-epimerase GalE: protein MQKTLITGGAGYIGSHAAKALSQLGREVVVLDSLVAGHRDFLKWGEFENGDLADPAFLKSVFSKHDIGEVLHFAAFIAVGESVEKPELYYGNNVRNTLNLLDAMMAADVKRLVFSSTAAVYGEPVTDVIAEDHPLSPLSPYAWSKRMIEQILADFDHAYGLKHVCLRYFNAAGADLDGEIGERHQPETHLIPLILHAALGLRDNITIFGTDYPTPDGTCLRDYIHVTDLADAHVKALEYLIKGGDSRAFNLGNGNGFSVREIIDVAREVSGREIPVTESTRRPGDSPALVSSAAAARDILGWKPQFGDVRDIVRTAWNWHQKDLA, encoded by the coding sequence ATGCAAAAGACACTCATCACCGGCGGCGCCGGATACATCGGTTCCCATGCGGCCAAGGCCTTGAGCCAGCTTGGCCGCGAAGTCGTGGTTCTGGACTCCCTGGTGGCAGGCCACCGTGACTTTCTCAAATGGGGTGAGTTCGAAAACGGCGATCTGGCTGATCCCGCCTTTCTCAAAAGCGTTTTTTCCAAGCATGATATCGGCGAGGTGCTGCACTTTGCCGCCTTCATCGCCGTGGGCGAATCCGTTGAAAAGCCGGAACTCTACTACGGCAACAATGTTCGCAACACTCTGAACCTGCTGGACGCCATGATGGCTGCCGATGTCAAACGGCTTGTCTTCTCGTCCACAGCCGCCGTGTACGGCGAGCCTGTCACCGACGTCATCGCCGAAGATCACCCCCTCTCCCCGTTGTCGCCCTACGCATGGTCCAAGCGGATGATCGAGCAGATTCTGGCCGATTTCGACCACGCATACGGCCTCAAGCACGTCTGCCTGCGCTACTTCAACGCCGCAGGGGCAGACCTAGACGGCGAGATTGGCGAACGCCACCAGCCAGAGACACACCTCATTCCGCTCATCCTGCACGCCGCTCTCGGCCTGCGCGACAATATCACCATCTTCGGTACGGACTACCCCACCCCGGACGGCACCTGCCTACGCGACTACATTCATGTCACCGACTTGGCGGATGCGCATGTCAAAGCCCTTGAATACCTGATAAAGGGCGGTGATTCACGGGCTTTCAACCTGGGGAACGGCAACGGCTTTTCCGTGCGCGAAATCATCGACGTGGCCCGAGAAGTGTCCGGCAGGGAGATCCCTGTAACCGAATCCACACGCCGCCCCGGAGACTCCCCGGCGCTGGTCAGCTCTGCCGCGGCAGCCCGCGATATTCTTGGATGGAAACCCCAATTCGGCGACGTCCGCGATATCGTCCGCACGGCCTGGAATTGGCATCAGAAAGATCTGGCTTAG